TCTGGCTGCTCCGCTCACGCGGCTGCTGGGCGGTCGCGGCGGTGCTGCTGGAGCCCTCCGCCGAGCACTCCCCCGGCAGCGCGCTGCTCCGCGCCGAGCTGCTGATCGAGGGGGCCTTCTTCCGCGGGCGGGGCTGGAGCACCGCCGAGAACGCGCTCCGGCTGGCCGAGGCCCATGCCGGCACCGCCGAGGAGCGCTCCGCCGCCGCCTGCGCCCGCGGCTACCTCGCCTACTGCGCCACCCTGCTCCAGGTCCACGACCGGCTGGACGAGGCGCAGGCCGCGCTCGGCCGAGCCTCCGCGCTGCTGCCGCCGAACGCCCCGGGCCGCCCGCTGCTGGACTTCCGGCGCGGCCTGGTCGCCGAGAACCTGCTCAAGGACCCCGCCTCGGCCCGGACCGCGCTCCGCCGCGCCCACGCCGGGGCCGAGCAGCTCCAGGACGACCTGCTGCTCTCCTACACCTGGCGGCACCTGGCGTTCATCGCCCAGCAGGACGGCAACCTCGCCGGGGCCCGGCACGGCTTCGCCGAGTCGCTGCGGCTGCGCGAGCTGACCGGCTTCTCGGTCGGCATCGCCCCCGCTCTGACCGCGCTGGCCGAGGTCTCCACCCGCGCCGACGCCGCCCTCCTCCGCGCCCAGGCCGCCCGGCTCACCGATGCCTTCGGCCAGGTCCCGGTCCCCCTGGCCGGCTGACCGGCCGACCCGCGCCTACCCGGCGCGGCAGTCGCCCGGCCGGGCGTAGGCGGTGACCACCAGGCCGCGCACCTCGGCCCGGGCGCAGACCTGGAAGTCGGCGCCGAGCACGGCCAGCTTCTCCCGGTCCTGGGCGGTGCCCTCGGGGACGCCCTTCCCCGCGGTGCGGACGGTGACCACCCGGGTGACCGCCAGCAGCCGGGCACGGATCCCGTCGGGCGGCAGCTCGATCCCGCCCAGGGTGTCCGAGGCGGCCACGTTCCCGCTCAGGGCCAGGTCGATCCGGCCCGCGTAGTCCGCCGGGAAGGCCAGCTCGGACTGGCGCCGGGCGGAGGGCAGGAACAGCACGCCGTCGCCGGGGGCGGACATCCGCCCGACCGCGCGGGCCGCCGCCGCCAGGTCGTCCGGTCGGGACTGCGGGGTGCGCAGCCCGGTCTCCACCGGCAGCAGGAGCAGCAGCGCCAGCGGCACCACCAGCAGCACCCGCCACCCGGCCCGGCGGCCGAGCCGGTCCAGCGCGGCGCCGATCAGCAGCGCCAGCCCGGCGTACTCGAAGACCACATAGCGGTCCAGGTAGACCGGGTGGACCACGGAGACCAGCAGCAGCACCGTCTGCGGCAGCACCAGCAGCGGCAGCGCGAAGGCCCGCTGCCCGGGGCCCGCCACCAGCGCGCAGAGGGCGCCGACCAGCATCGTCCCGAGCGCGAACAGCACGGTGCCGGTGCCGGGCGCGGTGATCCAGGCGACCTGCGCGGCCTCGGACTCGCTCAGCAGCGCCAACGGCAGCAGCCCGGCCAGCACCCCGGCACAGGCCGCCAGCCAGCCGAGCCGCACCCGGCGCGACTGCCGGGCCAGCACCAGCGTCAGCCCCTGCCCGAGCACGGCCAGCACCGCGAACTCGTGCAGCACACACGTCGTCAGCGCGGCCAGGGCATAGCCCGACCAGCGCGACACGGTCGGCCGCTCGGCCGCCCGGAGCAGCAGCAGGCCGCTGCCGACCACCCCGGCGCAGACCATCCCGTAGGAGCGGCCCTCCTGGGCGTACTCCTGGACCGCCGGGAAGACGCAGAAGGCCAGCCCGGCGGCCAGTCCGGCGCGGGATCCCGACAGCCGCCGGCCGATCAGCGCGACCCCGGCCGCCGCCGCGGTCATCCCCAGCACCGACGGCAGCCGCAGGGTGGCCAACCCGCCGTCGTGGAGCGTGAACAGCAGGTGCAACAGCAGGTAGTACAGCCCGTGCACGGCGTCGATGTGCTGGGTGAGCTGCCAGATCTGCCCGGTGCTGCGCCGGGCTACCTCAAGGCTGACCGCCTCGTCGCCCCAGATGCTGTCCTGCCGCCGCAGCCCCCACAGCCCCAGCGCCAGTGCCAGCAGCGCTGGCGGCAGCACCACCGCGAGCGTGGCCTGCCTCGCCGCCCGCACCCCCGATGCCGGAACCGGAACCGGAGCCGGTCCGGCGCTGCGGATACGGACGGTGGGGATGGCCATGCTGGTTCCTCTGCGGCTCGGGGAGGGGACGGTGGGCGGGTCGGGCGGCGCTACTCGAAGCGCAGCCCGGAGGGACGGGTGATCCGCAGCAGCGCCGGCAGGCTGAGCGCGGTCACCAGCAGCACCGCGACCGCACCCATGCCGGCCGTGGCCAGCACCGTGCCCCAGGCGAAGGCCTGCGGCAGCTGGGCCAGGTGCAGCAGCACCGCGCCGAGCGCGAGCCCGCCGGCCGAGGCCAGCAGCAGCCCGAGCACCACCGGCAGCGCCGTCTGCCACAGCACCGACAGCGCGAGCGTGCTCCGCCGGGTGCCGAAGGCCGACAGCACCGCCAGCACCCTTCGCCGCTCCTGCAGTTGCTCCAGCTGTCCGACCAGCAGGCTGAGGCCGATCAGCAGCAGCGTCACCATCGCCCCGATCACCAGCCCCCGGGTGACCACCGAGAAGTTGTGGTTGGTGGTCGGGTCCGCCGGGAAGTCGGGCGAGGCCGAGGGCTCGGTCAACGCCACCGTGGTGCGCAGCTGGTCCGCGGCGTCCGGGCGGCTCTGGTCCAGGCCGACGTAGAAGACGGTTCCCTGGCCGTTCACCACCGAGGCCGGGAGCGCTCCGGGGGTGACCAGCAGCAGTGCGGTTCCCATCATTTGCGACATCGGGTCGGACCGCTCCTGGACCGCTGTCAGCACCGCGGGCAGCCGGAAGTTCGGTCCGGGGGTGGAGTCGTCCCCGTACTCGCTGTGCACCTGCTGTCCCGCGCCGACGCCCTCGGCCAGGCCGATGGAGCTGTTGGCGGTCGCGAGGAAGGCGTCGCCGTCGACGCAGTGCGGGAGCACCGCGAAGTGCTCCAGGACGGCGCAGTCGGCGATCCGCAGCGGGGAGGTGTCACCGTTCGGATCGGACGGCGCCGTCAGCCAGTAGTTCTGGTAGCCGATGACGGCGCTGACGGCCGGGCTGG
The Streptacidiphilus albus JL83 genome window above contains:
- a CDS encoding glycosyltransferase family 39 protein is translated as MAIPTVRIRSAGPAPVPVPASGVRAARQATLAVVLPPALLALALGLWGLRRQDSIWGDEAVSLEVARRSTGQIWQLTQHIDAVHGLYYLLLHLLFTLHDGGLATLRLPSVLGMTAAAAGVALIGRRLSGSRAGLAAGLAFCVFPAVQEYAQEGRSYGMVCAGVVGSGLLLLRAAERPTVSRWSGYALAALTTCVLHEFAVLAVLGQGLTLVLARQSRRVRLGWLAACAGVLAGLLPLALLSESEAAQVAWITAPGTGTVLFALGTMLVGALCALVAGPGQRAFALPLLVLPQTVLLLVSVVHPVYLDRYVVFEYAGLALLIGAALDRLGRRAGWRVLLVVPLALLLLLPVETGLRTPQSRPDDLAAAARAVGRMSAPGDGVLFLPSARRQSELAFPADYAGRIDLALSGNVAASDTLGGIELPPDGIRARLLAVTRVVTVRTAGKGVPEGTAQDREKLAVLGADFQVCARAEVRGLVVTAYARPGDCRAG